The following proteins are co-located in the Tachysurus vachellii isolate PV-2020 chromosome 17, HZAU_Pvac_v1, whole genome shotgun sequence genome:
- the LOC132860280 gene encoding tubulin-specific chaperone A-like has translation MADPRIRQIKIKAGVVKRLAKEEVLYIKEAKEQEERIERLKAEAKDEYLIKKQVEVLQESRMMIPDCHRRLAMAHADLQQLLEMVVDLEELEEFKEARSVLDSVKLEG, from the exons ATGGCGGATCCAAGAATACGGcagataaaaataaaggctGGTGTCGTAAAACG GCTGGCTAAGGAAGAGGTCTTGTACATAAAGGAGGCAAAAGAGCAGGAAGAGAGAATTGAGCGTCTGAAAGCTGAGGCAAAGGATGAGTATCTGATCAAGAAACAg GTGGAGGTGTTGCAGGAGTCGAGAATGATGATTCCAGACTGTCACCGCCGTTTAGCAATGGCTCATGCTGATCTGCAGCAGCTGTTG GAAATGGTGGTGGATCTGGAGGAATTGGAGGAATTCAAGGAGGCCAGAAGTGTTTTAGACTCTGTCAAACTAGAGGGATGA